From a single Kitasatospora azatica KCTC 9699 genomic region:
- a CDS encoding AAA family ATPase, whose amino-acid sequence MSESLVSARTSECSSERASDRTSTRPAFCRLDQLLARAMDAARERFGAEADAFRGLYMTAEQAERLFAVPAGDALLPSEQPGDAVPIEPGWERIVELEPAWRWLRAGYGLSEFELDTVLLALAPEVDLRYERLFGFLQDDMTRRHLTVNLALDVLTSSPEQRLAARGCFGPAAPLLRHRVLALSSDQRAVTPSLLSHGLAVDPQIIDVLLRQAGLDRRLAFCCRLLTPDRHQPADLADGPLTPDTAGALLRLLERSWGRHPLRLLFHGPRGAGRSRTAQALAAALEIPLLLVDLELLLQAPEPAPETTVELLLREAGLQGALLHLDGADQLHAAEHAATARALTRRLADYQGAVILSGTRPWAPLAAQPLGVHSIRFEAALPGTAAVPMRRRGWQRALAAQGVSADPAELDALAGRFRLGPEQIEDAVLTALTATRLRTAAVDEAEPERLERAELFAAARAQGGHALALLARLIEPRYRWPDLVLPEEPLAQLRDVCAWVAHRPRVLADWGFDRRFSQGKGLTALFAGPPGTGKTMAAEVIAGELGLDLFTIDLSSVVSKYIGETEKNLERVFTAAAETDAILFFDEADALFGKRSEVRDAHDRYANLEIAYLLQRMERHEGLAILATNLSRHLDEAFTRRLQFVVEFPFPGEAERERIWQRCFPSEAPRSPALDLAALARQFPLPGGNIKNIVLHAAYLAAAADTPIGVAHLQQAADREYRKLGKVRPAPIPDTGAERP is encoded by the coding sequence ATGTCCGAATCCCTGGTTTCCGCTCGCACGTCCGAGTGCTCGTCCGAGCGCGCGTCCGATCGCACGTCCACCCGCCCCGCCTTCTGTCGCCTCGACCAGCTCCTCGCCCGGGCGATGGATGCCGCCCGCGAGCGCTTCGGCGCCGAGGCGGACGCCTTCCGTGGGCTCTACATGACCGCCGAGCAGGCCGAGCGCCTCTTCGCGGTCCCCGCGGGCGATGCCTTGCTGCCGTCGGAGCAGCCGGGGGACGCCGTGCCGATCGAGCCGGGCTGGGAGCGGATCGTCGAGCTCGAGCCGGCCTGGCGTTGGCTGCGCGCCGGTTACGGGCTGTCGGAGTTCGAGCTCGACACCGTCCTGCTCGCCCTCGCCCCCGAGGTCGACCTGCGTTACGAGCGGCTCTTCGGCTTCCTGCAGGACGACATGACTCGCCGTCACCTCACCGTCAACCTCGCCCTGGACGTTCTGACCAGCAGTCCGGAACAGCGGCTGGCCGCCCGCGGCTGCTTCGGCCCGGCCGCCCCGCTGCTGCGCCACCGGGTGCTGGCGCTGTCATCGGACCAGCGAGCGGTCACTCCCTCGCTGCTCAGCCACGGTCTGGCCGTGGACCCCCAGATCATCGACGTGCTGCTCCGACAGGCCGGCCTCGACCGCCGGTTGGCCTTCTGCTGCCGCCTCCTGACCCCGGACCGGCACCAGCCCGCCGATCTCGCGGACGGGCCGCTCACCCCGGACACCGCAGGCGCACTGCTGCGCCTGCTGGAACGCTCCTGGGGCCGCCACCCGTTGCGGCTGCTCTTCCACGGCCCGCGCGGCGCCGGGCGGTCGCGCACCGCGCAGGCGCTGGCCGCCGCCCTCGAGATCCCGCTCCTGCTGGTCGACCTCGAGCTGCTGCTGCAGGCCCCGGAGCCCGCGCCGGAGACCACCGTGGAGCTGTTGCTGCGCGAGGCCGGCCTGCAGGGCGCGCTGCTGCACCTCGACGGTGCGGACCAGCTGCACGCCGCCGAACACGCGGCCACCGCACGCGCGTTGACCCGGCGGCTGGCCGACTACCAAGGCGCCGTGATCCTGTCCGGCACCAGGCCGTGGGCGCCGCTCGCAGCTCAGCCGCTGGGCGTGCACAGCATCCGGTTCGAGGCCGCGCTGCCGGGCACGGCGGCCGTCCCGATGCGGCGCCGCGGTTGGCAGCGGGCGCTGGCCGCGCAGGGCGTCAGCGCCGACCCCGCCGAACTGGACGCGCTGGCAGGGCGGTTCCGGCTCGGGCCGGAGCAGATCGAGGACGCCGTGCTGACGGCGCTCACCGCCACTCGGCTGCGCACCGCCGCCGTGGACGAGGCCGAGCCCGAGAGACTCGAACGCGCCGAGTTGTTCGCTGCGGCCAGGGCCCAGGGCGGCCACGCGTTGGCCTTGCTGGCCCGCCTGATCGAGCCGAGGTACCGGTGGCCGGACTTGGTCCTGCCCGAGGAGCCGCTCGCCCAACTGCGGGACGTCTGCGCCTGGGTCGCGCACCGCCCCCGGGTGCTGGCGGACTGGGGCTTCGACCGCCGCTTCTCCCAGGGCAAGGGCCTGACCGCGCTCTTCGCCGGGCCGCCCGGCACCGGCAAGACCATGGCGGCCGAGGTGATCGCCGGCGAGCTCGGCCTCGACCTGTTCACCATCGACCTCTCCTCGGTGGTCAGCAAGTACATCGGGGAGACCGAGAAGAACCTGGAGCGGGTCTTCACGGCGGCCGCCGAGACGGACGCGATCCTCTTCTTCGACGAGGCCGACGCGCTCTTCGGCAAGCGCTCCGAGGTCCGCGACGCGCACGACCGCTACGCCAACCTGGAGATCGCCTACCTGCTGCAGCGGATGGAGCGGCACGAGGGCCTGGCGATCCTGGCCACCAACCTGAGCCGACACCTGGACGAGGCCTTCACCCGGCGGCTGCAGTTCGTGGTGGAGTTCCCGTTCCCCGGCGAGGCCGAGCGCGAGCGGATCTGGCAGCGCTGCTTCCCGTCCGAGGCACCGCGCTCGCCCGCGCTCGACCTGGCCGCGCTGGCCCGGCAGTTCCCGCTGCCCGGCGGCAACATCAAGAACATCGTGCTGCACGCCGCCTACCTGGCAGCCGCCGCCGACACCCCGATCGGCGTGGCCCACCTCCAGCAGGCGGCCGACCGGGAGTACCGGAAGTTGGGCAAGGTCAGGCCCGCGCCGATCCCCGATACCGGCGCGGAGCGGCCCTGA
- a CDS encoding eCIS core domain-containing protein, translated as MEVEQTTAAAREQRTVRRRSQQSGRAAAPGPLVGSVEWIAASGAGNRAVAALLHPTRVTGEPAAGEGRPLDQAVRAEMEAHLGADFSRVRVHTGPAAEAAASALDARAYTVGQDIVFGPGEYRPSEPVGRAVLAHELTHAAQQARGGTTAAGSPGAERAARAGAASLTAGQRPAPVAVGAAVGVARQGKTEEVPGQAPAEERFGTLGEAALDLATAPLGSGLAQRAMKAAVRGFVGQLRREAASGEAAARIQADLAELRKPGNLGPMLGGAAAGLALGLVSPVTDLFSLAALVERLPELGSRLGYWLGAKAKWLADEATSLGHEVSGFAGQLWAAVKKLKEDRTAVFELLESKGTELSARLEAAAGQSGREAAAKIVGFFTGKKEGPEKKEEEKPAESVWHVLTTTVEGETSGVASFLASKAGRLVDTGFTGRWSRFGRDLGKALGVVVSNLLILALTDGAGNAIIAIADKLGRLGGLAAGGARALAGFGQAVRVVEGAIAAVIAGGIKLAKPLEAVAGPLGRLLERFRLFLRRLLGVVEHEGAAAAAGAGKAAGDWRTRRLGGHPGRSLRLRRPRRPQLRWPRPRPHRRCRSSRGCGGRLLRS; from the coding sequence GTGGAGGTCGAGCAGACGACAGCGGCGGCGCGGGAGCAACGGACCGTCCGGCGCCGGTCCCAGCAGAGCGGCCGGGCCGCCGCCCCCGGGCCGTTGGTGGGCTCGGTGGAGTGGATCGCCGCCTCCGGTGCGGGCAACCGGGCGGTGGCGGCACTGCTGCACCCGACCAGGGTCACCGGCGAGCCGGCCGCCGGCGAGGGGCGGCCGTTGGACCAGGCGGTGCGGGCCGAGATGGAGGCCCACCTCGGCGCCGACTTCTCCCGGGTCCGGGTGCACACCGGCCCGGCTGCCGAAGCCGCCGCGAGCGCGCTGGATGCCAGGGCTTACACGGTCGGGCAGGACATCGTCTTCGGCCCCGGCGAGTACCGTCCGAGCGAGCCGGTCGGCCGGGCGGTGCTGGCCCATGAGCTGACCCACGCCGCCCAGCAGGCCCGCGGCGGCACCACGGCGGCGGGGTCGCCGGGCGCCGAGCGAGCCGCGCGGGCGGGGGCGGCGAGCCTGACGGCGGGTCAGAGGCCGGCCCCGGTGGCGGTCGGCGCGGCCGTCGGGGTGGCCCGGCAGGGGAAGACGGAGGAGGTGCCCGGGCAGGCGCCCGCCGAGGAGCGGTTCGGAACCCTCGGCGAGGCGGCACTCGACCTCGCCACCGCGCCGCTGGGCAGCGGTCTGGCCCAACGCGCGATGAAGGCGGCGGTACGCGGCTTCGTCGGGCAGCTGCGACGTGAGGCCGCTTCCGGCGAGGCAGCGGCTCGGATCCAGGCCGACCTGGCGGAGCTTCGCAAGCCGGGCAACCTCGGCCCCATGCTCGGCGGAGCCGCTGCGGGCCTTGCCCTCGGTCTGGTGAGTCCGGTGACCGACCTGTTCTCGCTCGCCGCGCTGGTCGAGCGACTCCCGGAGCTGGGGAGTCGGCTGGGCTACTGGCTCGGCGCGAAGGCGAAGTGGCTGGCGGACGAGGCCACGAGCCTGGGCCACGAGGTCTCGGGGTTCGCCGGCCAGCTGTGGGCGGCTGTGAAGAAGCTCAAGGAGGACCGTACGGCGGTCTTCGAACTGCTGGAGTCCAAGGGCACGGAACTGAGCGCGCGGCTGGAGGCGGCGGCGGGCCAGAGCGGGCGCGAGGCGGCCGCGAAGATCGTCGGCTTCTTCACCGGCAAGAAGGAGGGGCCGGAGAAGAAGGAGGAGGAGAAGCCCGCCGAGAGCGTCTGGCACGTGCTGACCACCACTGTCGAGGGCGAGACCAGCGGTGTCGCCAGCTTCCTCGCCTCGAAGGCGGGCCGGCTCGTGGACACCGGCTTCACCGGCCGGTGGAGTCGGTTCGGCCGCGACCTCGGGAAGGCCCTCGGCGTCGTGGTGAGCAACCTGCTGATCCTCGCGCTCACCGACGGGGCCGGGAACGCGATCATCGCGATCGCCGACAAGCTGGGGCGCCTGGGCGGACTGGCCGCCGGCGGCGCGCGGGCGCTCGCCGGCTTCGGACAGGCCGTCAGGGTCGTGGAGGGGGCGATCGCCGCGGTGATCGCCGGCGGGATCAAGCTGGCCAAGCCGCTGGAGGCGGTGGCCGGGCCGCTGGGCAGACTGCTCGAACGCTTCCGGCTCTTCCTGCGCCGGCTGCTGGGCGTGGTGGAGCACGAGGGCGCGGCGGCCGCGGCGGGGGCCGGGAAGGCGGCGGGGGACTGGCGGACGAGGCGGCTGGGCGGTCACCCGGGGCGGAGCCTGCGCCTACGCCGGCCGCGCCGGCCCCAGCTGCGCTGGCCGCGCCCGCGCCCGCACCGGCGGTGCCGCAGCTCAAGGGGGTGCGGCGGCCGCCTACTTCGGAGCTGA